Proteins co-encoded in one Yamadazyma tenuis chromosome 1, complete sequence genomic window:
- a CDS encoding uncharacterized protein (COG:S; EggNog:ENOG503NZZ8) encodes MSCYTSTEAYSSLFLTRYQFNKKEMSIVSFNGTETTESDLSSFTLSIGYLSFCVSYDGSVSCTTFDNLGKLKTYPIISVDTGDKNTTIDLVKLARKFNNICYPYVLMSAMIMALACLALNAWISVPLLPGKLLVRKMIVGVSGIDAMVWGVGSMLQHQATKANQALVPSASMKLVQVKTGIRAEAVTWTAFSFLVVIALGNGVLLLRELRNQLKATSKLY; translated from the coding sequence ATGAGTTGCTACACTTCCACTGAAGCTTATTCCAGCCTATTCTTGACCAGATAtcagttcaacaaaaaggaGATGCTGATTGTTTCTTTCAACGGAACTGAAACCACCGAACTGGATTTATCGCTGTTCACCCTTTCAATTGGATACTTGAGTTTCTGTGTTTCCTATGATGGCCTGGTATCGTGTACGACATTTGATAACTTGGGAAAGTTGAAGACCTATCCAATTATTAGCGTTGATACAGGTGATAAAAACACCACAattgacttggtcaaattaGCAAgaaaattcaacaatataTGCTATCCATATGTACTTATGTCAGCTATGATAATGGCACTCGCATGTTTGGCACTTAACGCTTGGATCCTGGTTCCACTTTTGCCAGgaaaacttcttgttaGGAAGATGATTGTGGGTGTCTCAGGTATTGATGCCATGGTGTGGGGAGTTGGGTCAATGTTGCAGCATCAAGCAACTAAAGCTAACCAGGCGCTTGTGCCATCTGCGTCGATGAAGTTGGTACAAGTAAAAACCGGCATCAGGGCTGAAGCTGTCACATGGACGGCTTTCTCATTTTTAGTAGTAATTGCTCTTGGAAATGGAGTTTTATTGTTGAGAGAGTTAAGAAACCAACTCAAAGCTACCTCAAAACTTTATTGA
- a CDS encoding uncharacterized protein (EggNog:ENOG503NV8M; COG:I), whose protein sequence is MSGKWYLPTPIVVVRNIILLIFFLFGCVSIVWTQRVFLFILKDRPKYRHSMINLTKRHFLQLFTFVISILNSTTISITYDPSKLPLENSFSQLPGNLISTSLSPNSVMISNHQIYTDWFYLWFLNYTSRLSEFVYIIMKDMSKTPILGYGMTNFNFMFLSRKWDEDKIKLTSQLLEVDANARGSGPASGVRHVTSFRATTSVSDVQSWPKEKVSDDISPYQILLFPEGTVPSLRTTKKSREFCDANNLPPLKHVLLPRIRGLFLVLRKLRGTVEVVYDITTAYGGLKAGEFGEDIFTLKGLFLLSRGPEKINYHFRSFRIEDIPLGDDDVADVDLVDEETLKKFENWLFQIWYEKDALMDSFYKHGSFVSPNSSSNNTVEKVSQHTVEGGVKLRSVLEIIPVFGTAGATVLLLVGLYRLLRFFF, encoded by the coding sequence ATGTCTGGCAAATGGTATCTCCCCACACCAATTGTGGTTGTCAGAAACATAATTttgttgatattcttcTTATTTGGATGTGTTTCCATCGTATGGACACAGCGAGTGTTCCTCTTTATTTTGAAAGACCGTCCCAAGTACAGACATAGTATGATCAATCTCACCAAGAGGcatttccttcaactctttACGTTTGTGATATCAATATTGAATTCTACCACGATATCTATCACCTACGATCCTTCCAAGTTACCACTTGAGAATTCTTTCAGCCAATTGCCCGGTAATTTGATTTCCACCTCGTTGTCACCCAACTCGGTGATGATCTCCAACCACCAAATATACACAGATTGGTTCTATTTGTGGTTTTTAAATTATACGTCCAGGCTCTCTGAATTTGTGTACATCATTATGAAGGACATGTCAAAAACGCCCATCTTGGGTTACGGAAtgaccaacttcaacttcatgttTTTATCCAGAAAATGGGACGAAGATAAAATCAAGCTCACCAGTCAGCTACTCGAAGTGGATGCTAATGCTCGAGGCTCGGGGCCTGCTTCAGGTGTTAGACATGTGACATCGTTTCGAGCTACAACTAGTGTTAGCGATGTTCAGTCGTGGCCTAAGGAGAAGGTAAGTGATGACATATCTCCTTATCAAATACTATTGTTCCCAGAAGGCACAGTTCCTTCACTAAGAACaaccaagaaatcaagagaGTTTTGTGATGCTAACAACTTGCCCCCTTTAAAACATGTGTTGCTTCCCCGAATCAGAGGGTTATTCTTGGTATTGCGCAAGTTAAGAGGAACCGTGGAAGTGGTGTACGATATAACCACTGCTTATGGGGGATTGAAGGCGGGtgaatttggtgaagatatCTTCACGTTAAAGGgattgttcttgttgagtaGGGGACCTGAAAAAATCAATTACCATTTCCGAAGCTTTAGAATTGAAGATATACCTttgggtgatgatgatgttgcCGATGTCGACCTAGTGGACGAGGAGACTttaaagaagtttgagaaCTGGCTCTTCCAAATCTGGTATGAAAAAGATGCCCTTATGGATAGTTTTTACAAGCATGGGTCTTTTGTGTCTCCAAATAGTTCGTCTAACAATACGGTAGAGAAGGTCTCCCAACATACTGTCGAAGGAGGAGTGAAATTGAGAAGTGTCTTGGAAATTATCCCCGTATTTGGCACTGCTGGAGCCACCGTTTTGCTCTTGGTGGGGTTATATCGTTTATTAAGATTTTTTTTCTAG